ATTATCTCCTATATTTTTAATTCTTATAATTGCCATTAAGATTGACTCAAAAGGTCCAGTCCTCTTTAAACAGAAAAGAGTAGGAATACATAAGCGTCACTTCAATATTTTAAAATTCCGCACCATGCGGATTGATACACCGAAAGATACGCCAACACATCTTTTAGAGAATCCTGAGCAATGGATTACAAAGGTTGGTAAGTTCTTAAGAAAGACTTCATTAGATGAATTGCCTCAGATTTGGAACATCTTCGTGGGAGAGATGAGCATTATTGGGCCAAGACCAGCGTTGTGGAATCAGTATGATCTTATTGAGGAAAGAGATAAGTACGGAGCAAATGACATACCGCCAGGACTTACTGGTTGGGCACAGATTAATGGTAGGGACGAGCTTCCTATTGAGGTTAAGGCTGAGTTGGATGGAGAGTATGTTGATAGGATGGGGCTTATGATGGATGTTAAATGTTTTTTTGGAACAATCGTGTCTGTACTTAAAAGTGATGGGGTTGTTGAAGGTGGGACTGGTGTTAAACAAGAAACAGAGAAATCCATAGGACAATAGAGGTGAGGAGATGCTACTAGTTACGGGGATTACAGGACACACAGGAAGATATTTTTTACAAGAGCTTATAAATAATAAATATGAAGGACCTATCCGCTGCATTGTTAGAGAAACATCTAACACCTCATTACTGGATAACAGTGGATTAAATATTGAGAAGGTTGTTGGAGACCTTAATGATAAAACCTTCATAGAGAATGCCATGGAAGGTATTGATACTATCATGCATATCTATAACATTCATCATTCACCTACAATTCTACAAGTAGCAATTGAGGACAATGTAAAGAGAGCAATTTTAGTACATACAACTGGTATCTATTCAAACTTCAAATATGCATCACAAGGTTACAGGGATATTGAAAGCAAAGTTTCAGAGATGACATCAAATCTGGACTGCTCAACAAAGGTTACGATTTTAAGACCAACGATGATCTATGGAGACCTTTGCGATAGCAATATGAGTAAGTTCATTAAGATGATAGATAAATTTAGAATAATGCCAGTTATCAATGGTGGAAAAAGCTTGATTCAACCAGTGAATGCAAGAGACCTAGGGAAGGCATTTTATACAGTACTGATGTCTTCTGATAAAACATCAGGTAAAGCATATGACTTATCCGGTGAAAAACCTCTGCAGATGATAGAAGTTTTTAAGTTGATAAGAGATAACCTTAATAAGAAAACAATTTTTGTTAGCGTTCCTATTGGGTTCGGAGTATTTTTAGCAAGAGTAGTTAAGGTGTTTTCTTTAGGAAGAGTTGATTATGTGGAGAAAGTTCAGAGGATGGCTGAGGATAGAAGTTATTCTCACGAAGAGGCAAAAAGTGATTTTAATTATAAACCGATGAGCTTTGAAGATGGTATACAGATTGAAGTTAAACAGTATTTGAAGAAAAGAGGGGAATAATGAAAAAAGTTCTTGTTTTAGCCAATCACTTTATTACTATATATGCTTTCAGACGAGAATTGATAGAAAAGCTCTTAGATTCCGGTTATAAAGTAACTCTAGCATTACCATATAGTGATGATGTCTCATATTTTTCGGATATGGGATGTGAGATTATTGATACACCTCTAGAAAGAAGAAAAACTAACCCTCTTAATGATCTAAAGTTGTTATTTCAATATTTAAGGATTATTAAAAATGTAAAACCTGATGTTTTATTAACTTATACAATAAAACCAAATACGTATGGTGGCTTGGCAGCAAGAATTTGCAGGGCAAAAGCTATACATACGGTAACTGGATTAGGATCAGTCTATATTCAAGATATGTGGCAGAAAAAAATAGCTGCATTTTTAAATAAAATAGCTTTTAAAAACTCAGAAGCAATTTTCTTTTTAAATGATGATAATAAAGAGTTCTATAAGAGAATTGGAATAATTGATTCGGTACAAAGGACATTTATGGTTCCAGGTTCAGGAGTTAATTTAGAGAAATTTAAATACCAAGAACTTGAATTAAATAATGATATTACTTTTACACTTGTTGGGAGAGTGTTAAAAGATAAAGGTATTGAAGAATTTTTATCTGCAGCAAAGAGAATCAAGACCAAATATCCAAATACACATTTTGAAGTTGTCGGATTTGTTGACGAAGAAAAGTATGTTCAGATGCTAAATGACTATGAGAAAGAAGGGATAATTCATTACCTAGGTAAGCGAAATGATATCCCAGAGATAATGTCGAAATCAACTTGTATCGTACTACCTTCATATGGTGAAGGTAGAGGAACAGTATTACAAGAGGGAGCGGCTATTGGACGTCCTCTTATAACATGTGATATCTATGGCTGTAGAGATAATGTAGAAGAAAATAAGAATGGATACTTATGTAAAGTAGCGGATGAAGAGTCATTAGTAAAGTGTTTGGATAAATTTATAAACATTTCAAGTGATGAAAAGCTATTGATGGGACGATACAGTAGAAAAAAAGCTGAAAAAGAGTTTGATAGGAATATTGTTTTAAATGCTTATCTAAATGAAATCGAGAAAATCACAGATAAGAAGGAGTAATCTTATGAGTTTATATAATGAAATTATTAATGGCAAAGAAAAAATTTCAGTTATTGGGCTTGGTTATGTTGGTATGCCTATAGCGGTTGCTTTTGCTAAGAAGGTTGATGTTATAGGCTTTGATCTCAATAAAAAGAAAATTGAATTATATAAAGCAGGTATCGATCCAACTAATGAAGTTGGTAATAACGAGATTAAAAAAACATCGGTTGAGTTCACATCAGATGAAACGAAGTTAAAGAATGCTAAATTTCATATTGTTGCAGTTCCTACGCCAATCAATTCAGACAAAACGCCAGATCTATCACCAGTTGAAGGAGCTAGTAGAATCGTAGGACGCAATTTAATAAAAGGCTCTATTGTAGTTTACGAGTCAACAGTTTATCCAGGTGTAACAGAAGATATTTGTGTTCCAATTTTAGAAGAGGAGTCTGGATTGAAATGTGGTATTGATTTTAAAGTTGGATATTCACCTGAACGTATTAATCCTGGCGATAAGGTACATAGATTAGAAAATATCATTAAGATAGTTTCAGGTATCGATGAAGAAAGCCTTGAAGAAATTGCCAAAATTTATGAATTAGTTATTGAAGTTGGCGTCCATAGAGCAGGTTCAGTAAAAGTTGCTGAAGCGGCAAAAGTAGTTGAAAATAGCCAGCGAGACATTAACATTGCATTTATGAATGAACTTGCTATGGTTTTTGATCGAATGGGAATTGACACTAAAGAAGTTATCGACGCGATGAATACAAAATGGAATGCACTTGGGTTTACACCTGGTCTAGTTGGAGGTCACTGCATTGGAGTTGATCCATACTATTTTGTTTATGAAGCCGAAAAATTAGGATATCACAGCCAGATTATTCTTTCAGGTAGAAAGATCAATGATGGTATGGGTAAATTTGTTGCTGATGCAATAATTAAAAAACTTATCTTAGCAAATAAAGTAGTAAGACAAGCTAGAGTTGTTATTTTGGGCATAACCTTTAAAGAAAATACACCAGATACGAGAAACTCAAAAGTAGTAGATATTATTGATAACCTTATAGAATATGGTATTGAACCGATTGTAGTCGATCCAGAAGCTGATGCTGAAGAGGCTAAGCATGAATACGGTATCGATTTAGTAGATATTAAAGATATAAATTACGCAGATTGCTTAGTGCTTGCAGTAGCGCATGATATTTTTAAACAAATGACATGGAATGATTTAGATTCACTATATGGAGATTTTGACAACAAAGATAAAGTGTTTATTGATGTAAAGAGCATGCTAGATAGACGTGAGATTGAAGATAAAGGGTATAGTTATTGGAGATTATAATAAACAGCAAGGAGAGTTCCCATGGTAGGATTATTTGTGCATGATCATAGATTTCCAAAGATTGGCGATGATTATTATTTCTCGTACGGGTTTGATGAAGAATTTTTTAATAGATATGTTTCAATTTTTGGATCTATTGAAATAATTGGACGAGAGACTATCGTTGATAATGGGAAATATGATAGGAATAATTTAGTTGATAAAAGAATCAAGCTTACAACTATTAAAAATCTGAAAGAATTAAAAGAAAAAGACATAAGAGAAAAGATAAAAGAACGAATCCAACAAAGTGACTACATTGTTATAAGGATGCCCAGTATTTTAGGCATATATGCGGCTAAGTGGGCAAAAAAGTATAGGAAACCATATTTAACTGAAGTTGTTGGATGTGCATGGGATGCTATTGCTAATAAAGGCATAAGACATTTTCCAGAGGCGTTAGTGGTAATGTATTTAATGAAAAAAATAGTAGCGGATTCCAAATATGTAGTTTATGTAACAGAAGAATTTTTACAGAGACGTTATCCTACCAAAGGAAAAACAATAGCTTGTTCAAATGTCACTTTAGAGAGTGTTGCCCAGGATGATCTAATAGAGAGATTAAAAAAAATCGAAAATATTGATTTTAGAAATAAGATTGTTTTGGGTACATGTGCAACAATTGACGTGGTATATAAAGGCCAAGAAGATGTAATAAAAGCAATTGCTATTCTAAAGCGAGAGGGATATGATATTAAGTACCAACTTGTTGGTGGTGGAAGTAAGGAGTATCTTAAAAAAAACGCTATAGAAAATGGAGTATTAGATCAAATTGAATTTATAGGTTCATTAAAGCATGAAGACGTGTTTAAGTGGCTAGATAATATTGATATTTATGTTCACCCAAGTAAGCAAGAAGGTCTATCTAGAGCAATTATTGAAGCTATGAGTAAAGGATGTCCGATTTTTGGAGCAGATGCTGGTGGAATACATGAACAAATTGATGATCAATTCATATTTGAAAAAGGAAATGTTAATGATATTTGTAGTATTTTCAAACAATTCAATATAGATATTATGAAAGAACAAGCTATTAAAAATCACGAAAAATCAAAACAGTATTTAAAGAAAATACTATATTCACGAAGAGAATCATTCTTTAAAAATTTTATTGAAGAAAATTAACGAGGCTAGGTGAGAATATGAGGTATGTCAAAATATTATTCAATTATGTCTTAAGGGATATTCCTATTCATTTCATAAACATATTAACTGCATTACTTCCTAATCATCTAGTAACAAACAGGCTCAAAGGTCTCTTAATGGAACCCTTTTTCGGCAAATGTGGAAAAAGACTTCAAATAGGTAGAGGTGTAATTATAAATAATCCCCAGAATCTTTATATTGGAAATGATTGCTATATTTCTCACTATTGTTATATTCAAGCAAAAGGTAATGTAACATTAGAAGATAATGTCATAATCGGACCTATGTCAGTGATAGCAAGTAGCAATCATATAATTGAAAATGGAATAGTTACAAACAAAGGAGAAAGTAAACCCATTAGTATTGGTAAAGGGACTTGGTGTGGAGGGCATGTAGTAATTTCAGCTGGGATTACGATTGGTAAGAGTGTTGTTGTCGGTGCTGGGGCAGTTGTTACAAGAGATATTAATGATAATGAAATGGTTATAGGAGTGCCTGCAAAACCTAAAGTGAGGAAATTTAATGATGAGTAGAGATAAAATTGCAATTATTGCTAATTCCTTATCACTAGGTGGAGCTGAAAGAGTATCTTTAATTTTAGCTGAATGGATGATAAGTCAAGGTGTTGATGCTTTTCTGTTTACATTAAACAAAGATAGAGAAGAAGGTTATGTATTGGGTCCATCAATAAATCGAGTAGCAATAAACAATAAATCCAATCCATCCAAAGTTAAACTTATAAGAGAGCTTCGAAAGAATTTGAGAAAATATGGGATAAATAAAGTATTGGTAATGGGGGTACCTTTGGCTGTTTATGCTATACCTGCATCAGCTGGATTAAATATTTCTGTTGTGGTTTCTGAACGAAATGATCCTGCAAATTTTAAAGGAAGAACAATAACAAAACTATTATCGAGAAGTCTAATGTTACTTGCTGATGGCTTTATATTTCAAACTGAAAGGGCTAAAAACTATTATTCTAATGTAGTACAAAGTAAGTCAACAGTAATCCCAAATCCACTATTAGTGGATACTTTGCCAGCACCTTTCAATGGAGTCAGGTCAAAGAGAATAGTTACAGCCGGCCGATTGGTACCTCAAAAGAATCATGAGTTGCTGATAAGAGTTTTTAAAGGGATAGAAGAAGCATATCCTGAATACACACTAACTATATATGGTAACGGCAGTGAAAGAGGTAGGCTAGAAAAATTGATTGAGGGTCTTAATTTAGAAAATAAAGTTTTTTTGCCTGGAGCGACAAAGAAATTATTTAAAGAAATAATCGATGCTGAAGTATTTATTTTGTCTTCTGATTTCGAAGGAATGCCTAACGCGTTGATAGAAGCTATGGCTTTAGGAATTCCATGTATATCAACGGATTGTCCTAGTGGTGGACCTAGAGAATTAATAAAGAATATGAAAAACGGTGTGCTTGTTCCTGTAAGAAATGTTAAAGCAATGGAAGATGCAATTAAAATGCTCATATCAGATAATGCATTGTCTAAAATGATAGGAAATAATGCTGTGAGTATACGAAGTGATTTGAATATAGATACAATTTGTCAAGAGTGGTTAGAGTATTTGTTGAAAGTTGGAAATTAGATATTTGTATAACTAATTCACATTAACAGTATTTTGAATTAACATAGAGATTATGGATCTCTATTTGGTAGACAGTATTCAAATTACTTATAGACTTGTTATATAAATACTATTAGATAAATAGACAGGGGTATAAAGAAATGCTAAATAGCAAACGGTATTCTAAGGTGGCTATACTCATCTTAGTGATTAATGTAACAATACTTAGCTTTTTAAGTTACTTAGTTTTTACTGCGAATTTTAGTGCATATAAAGACTATAGTAGTACCAATTTTGTTTTATCTTGGTTAGGTATAATTTTAGGGATATATGTGATTTTAACATGGTATAAACTTACTGATAGAATATTTTCCTTATATACAATTTTCATGTTGTTTTTTTTCTTATTTAATTACGGGCAAAGCTTAATGTGGGCATTTGGAATTCATCATCCACGAGAGCTTGGACAAACAATGTTATTTGCTTTTCCCGCACCAAACTCTGCTGATATTGCTTATACTCAAGTCTTCATTCTAATAAGTATAGCAACATTTCATTTAGGTGCTATAATTTTTGCATATAATGAGAAAAGAAAATACACTCCTAACATTAGTGAGCTAAATAAACAGATTAATTCTAATGACACAACTCTAAAGTCAATATATTATGGATGTTTATTAGTTAGTCTAATTGTCGTTCCAATAACATTATATAATTCAATTAGTAATCTTATGCTTGCAAGGGTGTATGGTTATAATGCTATATATTATGGTGAAAATATTGGTGGCAATTTAATTTTTAATTTATTAGAGCATATGTTTTTCCCAAGTTTGATTGGGTTACTGCTTGGGAGTAAATACAAAATAAATGTTAAAAGAATTGTTTATTTAATATTTTCTATATACGTGTTGATTTTAGTTTTTTCTGGTGATAGAGGAGGTTGGCTCTACAAGTTTATTATATTGATATGGATGAGTCATATATTTTATAAACCCATAAATGTTAAACACTTTTTAAAGTACGGAGTATTTTCCATAGTTGGAGTGTACATTTTAAATGCCATTACTGCGGTAAGAAATATTGGGATTAATCTTGATAATATCAAAAATTCTTTCCTTGCGGAAAATTCACCTATTATTTCTGCGATTTTTGAAATGGGTGTAACTATGAGACCGACTACTATCTTACTAAAAAAAGGATGGGACGTTTATCCATATGGAAATACTTATGTTAACGCAATGCTTGGGATCGTTTCAAGCAGAATATTTTCACTGATAGGTAAGCCGTTTTCGCCCCTAAGCACATGGTTTTCACAAGAGTATTTAGGGATTTCTTATGGAGCAGGATTTTCAATTGTAGCGGAAGCACTATTGAATTTTGGTCCGATATTTGCACCTGTTTTTATGATCTTTTTAGGCTATATCATTGTATCTATTACAATGGTTAATAATAAAAAGATGTTGGATCAATATCCGATGAAAACTTTTATGGCTATCTCAACAATGTCAATTATAATTCATGTTGTGCGTAACCATTTTCAATGGTTTGTAAAGGTATGGTTTTATGGTGTATTTGTATTAGTAATTATTATTGTGTTTATCAAAGAATTT
The sequence above is drawn from the Clostridium formicaceticum genome and encodes:
- the wzy gene encoding O-antigen polysaccharide polymerase Wzy, which produces MLNSKRYSKVAILILVINVTILSFLSYLVFTANFSAYKDYSSTNFVLSWLGIILGIYVILTWYKLTDRIFSLYTIFMLFFFLFNYGQSLMWAFGIHHPRELGQTMLFAFPAPNSADIAYTQVFILISIATFHLGAIIFAYNEKRKYTPNISELNKQINSNDTTLKSIYYGCLLVSLIVVPITLYNSISNLMLARVYGYNAIYYGENIGGNLIFNLLEHMFFPSLIGLLLGSKYKINVKRIVYLIFSIYVLILVFSGDRGGWLYKFIILIWMSHIFYKPINVKHFLKYGVFSIVGVYILNAITAVRNIGINLDNIKNSFLAENSPIISAIFEMGVTMRPTTILLKKGWDVYPYGNTYVNAMLGIVSSRIFSLIGKPFSPLSTWFSQEYLGISYGAGFSIVAEALLNFGPIFAPVFMIFLGYIIVSITMVNNKKMLDQYPMKTFMAISTMSIIIHVVRNHFQWFVKVWFYGVFVLVIIIVFIKEFLKRKIIINPQK
- a CDS encoding glycosyltransferase encodes the protein MVGLFVHDHRFPKIGDDYYFSYGFDEEFFNRYVSIFGSIEIIGRETIVDNGKYDRNNLVDKRIKLTTIKNLKELKEKDIREKIKERIQQSDYIVIRMPSILGIYAAKWAKKYRKPYLTEVVGCAWDAIANKGIRHFPEALVVMYLMKKIVADSKYVVYVTEEFLQRRYPTKGKTIACSNVTLESVAQDDLIERLKKIENIDFRNKIVLGTCATIDVVYKGQEDVIKAIAILKREGYDIKYQLVGGGSKEYLKKNAIENGVLDQIEFIGSLKHEDVFKWLDNIDIYVHPSKQEGLSRAIIEAMSKGCPIFGADAGGIHEQIDDQFIFEKGNVNDICSIFKQFNIDIMKEQAIKNHEKSKQYLKKILYSRRESFFKNFIEEN
- a CDS encoding SDR family oxidoreductase encodes the protein MLLVTGITGHTGRYFLQELINNKYEGPIRCIVRETSNTSLLDNSGLNIEKVVGDLNDKTFIENAMEGIDTIMHIYNIHHSPTILQVAIEDNVKRAILVHTTGIYSNFKYASQGYRDIESKVSEMTSNLDCSTKVTILRPTMIYGDLCDSNMSKFIKMIDKFRIMPVINGGKSLIQPVNARDLGKAFYTVLMSSDKTSGKAYDLSGEKPLQMIEVFKLIRDNLNKKTIFVSVPIGFGVFLARVVKVFSLGRVDYVEKVQRMAEDRSYSHEEAKSDFNYKPMSFEDGIQIEVKQYLKKRGE
- a CDS encoding glycosyltransferase, producing the protein MMSRDKIAIIANSLSLGGAERVSLILAEWMISQGVDAFLFTLNKDREEGYVLGPSINRVAINNKSNPSKVKLIRELRKNLRKYGINKVLVMGVPLAVYAIPASAGLNISVVVSERNDPANFKGRTITKLLSRSLMLLADGFIFQTERAKNYYSNVVQSKSTVIPNPLLVDTLPAPFNGVRSKRIVTAGRLVPQKNHELLIRVFKGIEEAYPEYTLTIYGNGSERGRLEKLIEGLNLENKVFLPGATKKLFKEIIDAEVFILSSDFEGMPNALIEAMALGIPCISTDCPSGGPRELIKNMKNGVLVPVRNVKAMEDAIKMLISDNALSKMIGNNAVSIRSDLNIDTICQEWLEYLLKVGN
- a CDS encoding nucleotide sugar dehydrogenase, which gives rise to MSLYNEIINGKEKISVIGLGYVGMPIAVAFAKKVDVIGFDLNKKKIELYKAGIDPTNEVGNNEIKKTSVEFTSDETKLKNAKFHIVAVPTPINSDKTPDLSPVEGASRIVGRNLIKGSIVVYESTVYPGVTEDICVPILEEESGLKCGIDFKVGYSPERINPGDKVHRLENIIKIVSGIDEESLEEIAKIYELVIEVGVHRAGSVKVAEAAKVVENSQRDINIAFMNELAMVFDRMGIDTKEVIDAMNTKWNALGFTPGLVGGHCIGVDPYYFVYEAEKLGYHSQIILSGRKINDGMGKFVADAIIKKLILANKVVRQARVVILGITFKENTPDTRNSKVVDIIDNLIEYGIEPIVVDPEADAEEAKHEYGIDLVDIKDINYADCLVLAVAHDIFKQMTWNDLDSLYGDFDNKDKVFIDVKSMLDRREIEDKGYSYWRL
- a CDS encoding glycosyltransferase family 4 protein; protein product: MKKVLVLANHFITIYAFRRELIEKLLDSGYKVTLALPYSDDVSYFSDMGCEIIDTPLERRKTNPLNDLKLLFQYLRIIKNVKPDVLLTYTIKPNTYGGLAARICRAKAIHTVTGLGSVYIQDMWQKKIAAFLNKIAFKNSEAIFFLNDDNKEFYKRIGIIDSVQRTFMVPGSGVNLEKFKYQELELNNDITFTLVGRVLKDKGIEEFLSAAKRIKTKYPNTHFEVVGFVDEEKYVQMLNDYEKEGIIHYLGKRNDIPEIMSKSTCIVLPSYGEGRGTVLQEGAAIGRPLITCDIYGCRDNVEENKNGYLCKVADEESLVKCLDKFINISSDEKLLMGRYSRKKAEKEFDRNIVLNAYLNEIEKITDKKE
- a CDS encoding acyltransferase — encoded protein: MRYVKILFNYVLRDIPIHFINILTALLPNHLVTNRLKGLLMEPFFGKCGKRLQIGRGVIINNPQNLYIGNDCYISHYCYIQAKGNVTLEDNVIIGPMSVIASSNHIIENGIVTNKGESKPISIGKGTWCGGHVVISAGITIGKSVVVGAGAVVTRDINDNEMVIGVPAKPKVRKFNDE